In Calothrix sp. PCC 7507, one DNA window encodes the following:
- the kdpA gene encoding potassium-transporting ATPase subunit KdpA — protein MLQGWIQIALTLLIVVAITPFFGKYIARVFLEQSTVLDLILNPVERVLYSLVGVKTKENMTGWQYARAILYSNIAMGLLIFLIIMSQGWLPLNPTKIGAPTWDTALHTTISFITNTNQQHYSGETYMSYASQMWGLGYHMFTSAATGIAVGIAFIRGLTGRPLGNFYVDLIRSITRILLPICIVGAIALIASGVPETLAGPAVFPTLEDPNISQAIARGPVAHFEIIKQLGENGGGFFAINSAHPFENPSGFSNLIQIVAMLSIPTALIYTYGVFANDTKQAWLVYGMVGVIYLGFLIVTAIGEYNGNPAVNTLLGSQQPNLEGKEVRFGWAQSILFAVSTTGTMCGAVNSLHDSFMPNGGFVTLSNMFLQIIWGGQGTGTAYLFAYLILAVFATGLMVGRTPEFLGRKIEKREVVLASFLILMVHPIAILIPAGITLAFPEQLAGISNPGFHGFSQVIYEYASAAANNGSGFEGLGDSQPSPLAIATGAKTTVTALWWNLSTCFSLLAGRYIPIFGLLLLCDSMSRKQLVPLTSGTLRTNTGLFTGVTAGVILILGALTFLPVLALGPIGEAFWIAKGIG, from the coding sequence ATGTTACAAGGATGGATTCAAATTGCATTAACGCTACTAATTGTGGTAGCAATTACTCCTTTTTTTGGTAAATATATAGCCCGTGTTTTTCTGGAGCAAAGTACGGTTCTCGATTTAATTTTGAACCCGGTTGAACGAGTACTTTATTCGTTAGTTGGTGTGAAAACCAAAGAAAACATGACGGGTTGGCAATATGCACGGGCAATTCTATATAGCAATATAGCGATGGGATTGCTGATATTTCTCATTATTATGAGTCAGGGATGGCTGCCCCTCAACCCGACAAAAATAGGTGCGCCTACATGGGACACAGCACTGCACACCACAATTTCTTTTATTACTAATACAAATCAGCAGCACTATTCTGGTGAAACTTATATGAGCTATGCCAGTCAAATGTGGGGACTGGGATATCATATGTTCACTTCAGCAGCCACGGGTATAGCGGTAGGGATTGCCTTTATTCGGGGGTTAACAGGTAGACCATTAGGCAACTTCTATGTAGACCTAATTCGCTCAATCACCAGAATTTTATTGCCTATTTGTATTGTGGGGGCGATCGCTCTCATTGCATCAGGCGTTCCCGAAACATTAGCAGGGCCCGCTGTATTTCCCACCTTAGAAGACCCTAACATCAGTCAGGCGATCGCCCGTGGCCCGGTTGCCCACTTTGAAATTATCAAACAGCTAGGTGAGAACGGCGGCGGCTTCTTCGCCATCAACTCTGCACACCCCTTTGAGAATCCCAGCGGATTTTCTAATTTGATTCAGATTGTGGCCATGCTATCGATTCCTACAGCCTTGATCTATACATACGGTGTGTTTGCCAACGACACCAAACAAGCTTGGCTAGTCTACGGTATGGTTGGTGTGATTTATCTAGGATTTCTCATAGTCACGGCGATCGGCGAATACAACGGCAATCCCGCTGTCAATACACTTTTGGGCAGTCAGCAACCAAATCTAGAGGGTAAGGAAGTCCGGTTTGGTTGGGCACAGTCCATACTATTCGCAGTCAGCACCACTGGTACGATGTGCGGTGCTGTCAACAGCTTGCACGATTCCTTCATGCCTAACGGCGGTTTTGTCACCCTTTCTAATATGTTTTTGCAAATTATCTGGGGTGGACAGGGGACAGGAACAGCTTACTTATTTGCCTACTTGATTCTGGCAGTATTCGCTACAGGCTTAATGGTAGGACGCACACCAGAATTTTTGGGACGCAAGATTGAAAAGCGCGAGGTAGTGCTAGCCAGTTTCTTGATTTTGATGGTTCACCCGATCGCTATTTTAATTCCCGCAGGTATCACCCTAGCATTCCCGGAACAGCTGGCAGGGATTAGTAATCCTGGCTTCCACGGCTTTTCCCAAGTGATTTATGAATACGCCTCGGCTGCTGCTAATAATGGCTCTGGGTTTGAAGGTTTGGGCGATTCCCAACCATCACCACTAGCGATCGCCACAGGCGCAAAAACAACTGTCACCGCCCTGTGGTGGAACTTGAGTACCTGTTTCAGCTTACTAGCAGGTCGCTATATCCCCATTTTTGGTCTGCTGCTACTTTGTGACAGCATGTCTCGTAAACAACTTGTGCCTTTAACAAGTGGGACATTAAGAACCAATACCGGACTATTTACAGGTGTCACCGCAGGCGTGATTTTAATCCTAGGCGCACTGACATTTCTCCCAGTGCTGGCTTTGGGTCCCATTGGTGAAGCTTTCTGGATTGCTAAAGGCATTGGGTAA
- a CDS encoding TrkA C-terminal domain-containing protein → MYDNSLFEYQKFTEPNLLSVFIQPNSIYCGNNLAEIKLPEKCHLLGVSRDGNVILGKDNPTIYSGDYILAIAINPMMIPTLKVTLKKTHPLYYSPNNCLLAERDILSNTDNLIDANTLTNSHLQ, encoded by the coding sequence ATGTACGATAATTCTTTGTTTGAATATCAAAAATTTACTGAGCCAAACCTACTCAGTGTTTTCATTCAACCAAACAGTATCTATTGCGGTAATAATCTAGCAGAAATTAAGTTGCCTGAAAAATGTCATTTATTAGGGGTTTCCAGAGACGGTAATGTGATTTTAGGCAAAGATAATCCTACTATCTATTCTGGAGATTATATCCTAGCGATCGCGATAAATCCTATGATGATTCCTACTCTCAAAGTCACTCTCAAGAAAACCCATCCTCTGTACTATTCACCTAATAATTGTTTATTGGCAGAACGGGATATACTCAGCAATACTGACAATTTAATAGATGCAAACACACTCACCAATTCCCACCTGCAATAA
- the kdpB gene encoding potassium-transporting ATPase subunit KdpB, giving the protein MTANLDPSSSPRMTQGTRDSRKHTPKADMRGLYQRAIRESFLKLDPRITVKNPVMFVVWVGTIVTFLVTLDPNLFGTIQADVNQQRLLNGLITLILFFTLVFANFAEAVAEGRGKAQADALRATRSDTVARKIMPDGVIEKVNSTELRRGDLVKVIAGDMVPADGEVIQGIGSVDESAITGESAPVLKQPGTDIASSVTGGTRLLSDELTIRITANPGQGFIDRMISLVEGAERSKTPNEIALTVLLAVLTQVFLIVVATMTPFVNYIASFISTVFGAEAGNSLRAGASVAILISLLVALIPTTIGGLLSAIGIAGMDRVAQFNVIATSGRAVEACGDINTLVLDKTGTITLGNRMADEFIPLNSYSVEEVARISLLASVFDDTPEGRSIVGLAETYKVGVDFDTKQLEGVEFSAKTRMSGTNLPGGKQVRKGAVDAIKGFVRSRGGNVPNDVDAAYERVSRLGGTPLAVCQDDQIYGVIYLKDIVKPGLRERFDQLRRMGVRTIMLTGDNRITASVIAQEAGVDDFIAEATPEDKIAVIRSEQSQGKLVAMTGDGTNDAPALAQANVGVAMNSGTQAAKEAANMVDLDSDPTKLIDLVTIGKQLLITRGALTTFSIANDIAKYFAIIPTIFGAAGIGALNIMGLKSAQSAIISALIYNALIIPALIPLALKGVKFLPLTADQLLRRNIFIYGVGGIIAPFIAIKIIDVILPLS; this is encoded by the coding sequence ATGACAGCTAATCTTGATCCATCATCGTCTCCCCGTATGACCCAAGGAACCCGTGACTCGCGCAAACATACCCCTAAGGCAGACATGCGGGGACTGTATCAAAGAGCAATTCGTGAGTCATTTCTCAAGCTTGATCCACGAATTACTGTCAAAAATCCGGTGATGTTTGTTGTTTGGGTGGGGACAATTGTCACATTTCTTGTCACCCTTGACCCAAATTTGTTTGGCACAATCCAAGCAGATGTCAACCAGCAACGCTTGTTAAACGGGTTAATTACCCTAATTTTATTTTTCACCCTCGTCTTTGCGAACTTTGCCGAAGCTGTAGCTGAAGGACGTGGTAAAGCCCAAGCGGACGCTCTGAGAGCCACGCGATCTGATACCGTTGCCCGGAAAATCATGCCTGATGGTGTGATTGAGAAAGTCAATTCCACAGAACTGCGACGGGGCGATTTAGTGAAAGTAATTGCCGGTGATATGGTTCCTGCTGATGGTGAAGTCATACAGGGCATTGGCTCCGTGGATGAGTCGGCGATTACTGGAGAATCTGCCCCTGTACTCAAACAACCAGGTACAGATATCGCTAGTTCTGTCACCGGAGGTACCCGCCTACTCTCCGATGAGTTGACGATTCGGATTACCGCTAATCCCGGTCAAGGCTTTATTGACCGGATGATTTCCCTAGTAGAAGGGGCAGAACGGAGTAAAACTCCTAACGAGATTGCCCTGACAGTGCTGCTAGCAGTGCTGACACAGGTATTCTTGATTGTGGTGGCAACGATGACTCCATTTGTGAACTACATTGCCAGCTTTATCAGTACTGTGTTTGGGGCTGAAGCAGGTAACAGCTTACGGGCTGGTGCTAGTGTCGCCATCTTGATATCGCTACTGGTAGCTTTGATACCCACTACCATCGGTGGTTTGCTAAGTGCGATCGGCATTGCGGGGATGGATAGAGTCGCTCAGTTCAACGTCATCGCTACCTCTGGTCGAGCAGTAGAAGCCTGCGGTGACATCAACACTCTGGTGCTGGATAAAACGGGTACTATCACCTTGGGTAACCGCATGGCCGATGAGTTTATTCCTTTGAATAGTTATTCAGTGGAAGAGGTGGCGCGAATTTCCTTACTTGCTAGCGTTTTTGACGATACGCCAGAAGGTAGGTCAATTGTGGGACTAGCAGAAACATATAAAGTGGGGGTAGACTTCGACACCAAGCAACTAGAAGGTGTGGAGTTTTCCGCCAAAACCCGCATGAGTGGGACTAATTTACCTGGTGGCAAACAAGTTCGCAAAGGAGCTGTCGATGCCATTAAAGGGTTTGTCCGTTCTCGTGGAGGCAATGTTCCTAATGATGTAGATGCAGCCTATGAGCGAGTTTCTCGATTAGGAGGTACACCCTTAGCGGTCTGTCAAGACGACCAGATTTATGGCGTTATCTATCTTAAGGATATTGTGAAACCTGGATTGCGGGAAAGGTTTGACCAACTCCGTCGGATGGGTGTTCGCACCATCATGTTGACTGGTGATAATCGGATTACGGCTTCAGTGATTGCTCAAGAAGCTGGAGTTGATGATTTCATTGCCGAAGCGACTCCAGAAGATAAGATTGCGGTGATTCGCTCTGAACAATCCCAAGGAAAATTGGTCGCCATGACTGGGGATGGCACTAATGACGCGCCAGCCTTGGCTCAAGCAAATGTCGGCGTGGCGATGAACTCAGGGACGCAAGCTGCTAAAGAAGCTGCCAACATGGTGGATTTAGACTCTGACCCCACTAAACTGATTGACTTAGTCACCATTGGTAAACAGCTGCTGATCACCCGTGGGGCATTAACAACATTTTCGATCGCCAACGACATTGCTAAGTATTTTGCCATCATTCCCACCATCTTTGGAGCGGCGGGGATTGGCGCACTGAATATTATGGGGCTGAAAAGTGCCCAGTCTGCCATTATCTCGGCATTAATCTATAATGCTTTGATTATCCCCGCGCTGATTCCTTTGGCATTAAAAGGTGTGAAATTTTTGCCACTAACGGCAGATCAGCTACTACGACGCAACATCTTTATTTATGGCGTTGGCGGGATTATTGCTCCTTTCATCGCCATCAAAATCATTGATGTTATCTTACCTTTGTCTTAA
- the kdpF gene encoding K(+)-transporting ATPase subunit F codes for MKPVQIRTLALKSSPILEEITEIWRQWRRQKLPLYLFLAMCFNLVVAPVVYAATDEQLSRSQSWALGILGLVTLGLAIYLFFVMFVPEKF; via the coding sequence ATGAAACCTGTTCAAATCCGAACTTTAGCACTCAAATCATCACCAATACTAGAAGAAATAACCGAAATCTGGCGGCAATGGCGTCGTCAAAAGCTGCCGCTATATCTATTTTTAGCAATGTGTTTCAACCTCGTGGTTGCACCTGTTGTTTATGCTGCCACAGATGAACAGCTATCCCGCTCTCAATCTTGGGCTTTGGGAATTTTAGGACTGGTGACACTGGGACTGGCTATTTATTTATTTTTTGTCATGTTTGTACCGGAGAAATTCTAA
- the kdpC gene encoding K(+)-transporting ATPase subunit C, producing MSFAREANRAIRSTLVLWVIGAIIYPLAIVAFGQIVMPFQANGSLIKNAQGQVVGSALIGQPFTSDKYFNSRPSTSSYSTADPKKDDAGVLQTGVSGASNLAPSNIALLERIRGKDDPDPKKRVEGDLTRLKTAGVQPTADLVYTSGSSLDPHITPEAAKAQIARVAKARRIQPNDLETLITQNTDGRFLGIFGEPGVNVLKLNLALDALKSTS from the coding sequence ATGAGTTTTGCAAGAGAAGCCAACAGAGCTATACGTTCTACTTTGGTGCTTTGGGTAATTGGAGCGATTATTTATCCTTTGGCGATCGTGGCTTTTGGGCAGATTGTCATGCCATTTCAGGCTAATGGCAGTCTCATTAAAAATGCTCAAGGTCAAGTTGTGGGTTCGGCCTTAATTGGTCAGCCATTTACTTCAGACAAATATTTTAATAGCCGTCCCAGCACCAGCAGCTACAGTACGGCTGATCCGAAAAAAGATGACGCTGGAGTCTTGCAAACTGGGGTTTCTGGTGCCAGCAACTTGGCTCCTAGTAATATCGCATTGCTGGAACGCATCAGAGGCAAAGATGACCCCGACCCCAAAAAACGGGTTGAAGGCGACCTAACTCGCTTAAAAACAGCAGGTGTGCAGCCGACAGCCGATTTAGTTTACACCTCTGGTTCTAGCCTTGACCCCCACATTACCCCTGAAGCTGCCAAGGCACAAATTGCCCGCGTGGCTAAGGCGCGGAGAATTCAGCCTAATGATTTGGAAACTTTGATTACTCAAAATACCGATGGTCGCTTTTTGGGTATTTTTGGAGAACCTGGAGTTAACGTCTTGAAATTAAATCTCGCTTTGGATGCATTAAAGTCTACAAGTTAA
- a CDS encoding serine/threonine-protein kinase, with amino-acid sequence MSTPEEIKPFICFNEENSNPGSGQSDILLNERYRLLKPIGQGGFGKTFLAIDEKCLQNRQSFEYSNSHLCVIKQFLPQRQTDYHNQTALELFQQESLRLAELGKYSQIPQLLDTFEQSGEQYLVQEWVDGQNLAQELAEAGAFNEAEIRQLLGDLLPLLQFIHTHQVIHRDIKPANIIRRRKDRQLFLVDFGAAKYNWQSGETGTMIGSAEYAAPEQVRGKAVFASDLYSLGVTCLHLLTQMSPFDLYDCSENVWIWRSHLVEPISPSLERILCKLVQPATKLRYHFAAEALIDLNNLPKLFGAALTLSANTDIDEDNFETPDFGLGREANLLASVTSIKDSSVASVTIFDPKTKTWHYLPAKTEGAELAQKVAAFLGQRLAAVATLPVQETKSTAVEGKARHKLNKMHQIIVTAIALTIACLALVVESDSIRTSLKVEMSRTFQKFMNIGHNEKLLH; translated from the coding sequence ATGAGTACACCAGAAGAAATCAAACCATTTATTTGTTTTAACGAAGAAAATAGCAATCCTGGATCTGGTCAGTCAGATATCTTACTCAATGAGCGCTATCGCCTCCTCAAACCCATTGGACAGGGAGGCTTTGGGAAAACATTTCTCGCTATTGACGAGAAATGTCTGCAAAATAGGCAATCTTTTGAGTATTCAAATTCTCACCTGTGTGTCATCAAACAATTTTTGCCACAGCGTCAGACTGACTACCATAACCAAACAGCTTTAGAACTATTTCAGCAAGAATCTCTGCGGTTAGCAGAACTCGGTAAGTATTCCCAAATTCCTCAATTACTAGATACTTTTGAACAGTCAGGTGAGCAGTATTTAGTCCAAGAATGGGTAGACGGGCAAAATTTAGCACAGGAATTAGCTGAAGCTGGAGCATTTAATGAAGCAGAAATTCGGCAGTTGCTTGGTGATTTGTTGCCTTTATTGCAGTTTATTCACACTCATCAAGTGATTCACCGAGATATCAAACCTGCTAATATTATTCGTCGCCGAAAAGACCGCCAATTATTTTTAGTAGATTTTGGGGCTGCTAAATATAACTGGCAGAGTGGGGAAACCGGAACCATGATTGGTAGTGCCGAATATGCTGCACCTGAGCAGGTTCGAGGCAAAGCTGTATTTGCTAGCGACCTTTATAGCTTGGGTGTCACTTGCCTACATTTGCTTACCCAGATGTCACCCTTTGACCTATATGATTGCAGTGAGAATGTCTGGATATGGCGATCGCATTTAGTTGAGCCAATAAGTCCATCTTTAGAGAGGATTCTCTGCAAGTTGGTGCAACCAGCAACTAAACTACGCTATCACTTTGCAGCAGAGGCACTGATAGATTTGAATAATTTACCAAAACTTTTTGGTGCTGCATTAACACTTTCTGCAAACACAGACATAGATGAGGACAATTTTGAGACTCCTGACTTCGGGTTGGGACGTGAAGCAAATTTGCTGGCTTCTGTAACATCTATCAAAGATAGTTCTGTCGCATCTGTGACTATCTTTGACCCTAAAACAAAAACTTGGCATTACTTACCTGCTAAAACTGAAGGTGCAGAACTAGCGCAAAAAGTAGCGGCGTTTTTAGGACAGCGTCTAGCTGCAGTGGCTACGCTTCCTGTGCAAGAGACAAAATCGACTGCAGTTGAGGGGAAGGCTAGACACAAACTCAACAAGATGCACCAGATAATTGTCACTGCGATCGCTTTGACAATTGCTTGTCTAGCTTTGGTAGTGGAATCAGACTCGATTCGTACCAGCTTGAAGGTTGAAATGTCAAGAACTTTTCAGAAATTTATGAATATCGGACATAACGAAAAACTACTGCATTAA